In one window of Posidoniimonas corsicana DNA:
- a CDS encoding GP88 family protein, producing MRLLRTNAKLAKAGPDRYLLAGLTLAPHRLSGHEVCPASTVGCRAACNLWFSGQRVLPAARNRARLDTQWLYEDRTGFLAQLDRDLAAHARRAERLGLRPLVRLNVASDLDWSETIARWPGIRFYDYTKVRSRFRAYLDGRLPENYTLTFSASESSHPATLASFLRRGGNVAAVFAVDYYPACGRIGALPRSVRYWGAEWPVIDADKHDVRLPSVDGRGVVCGLRLKGTNAAKARGRATGFAVRC from the coding sequence ATGAGACTGCTCCGCACCAACGCCAAGCTGGCGAAGGCCGGCCCGGACCGCTACCTGCTGGCGGGCCTCACCCTCGCGCCGCACCGGCTGTCCGGGCATGAAGTCTGCCCGGCCTCGACCGTGGGGTGCCGCGCGGCGTGCAACCTCTGGTTCTCCGGCCAGCGGGTGCTGCCCGCCGCGCGGAACCGGGCCCGCCTGGACACCCAATGGCTCTACGAGGACCGCACGGGCTTCCTGGCGCAGCTGGACCGCGACCTGGCCGCCCATGCCCGCCGCGCCGAGCGGCTAGGGCTGCGGCCCTTGGTCCGGCTCAACGTGGCGTCCGACCTCGACTGGTCCGAAACCATCGCCCGCTGGCCCGGCATCCGGTTCTACGACTACACCAAGGTCCGAAGCCGGTTCCGCGCGTACCTCGATGGGCGGCTGCCGGAGAACTACACGCTGACCTTCTCGGCCTCGGAGTCGTCGCACCCGGCCACGCTGGCCAGCTTCCTCCGCCGCGGGGGCAACGTGGCGGCCGTGTTTGCGGTAGACTACTACCCGGCTTGCGGCCGGATCGGCGCGCTGCCGCGTTCCGTTAGGTACTGGGGCGCGGAGTGGCCCGTGATCGACGCCGACAAGCACGACGTCCGACTGCCCAGCGTCGACGGGCGGGGCGTGGTCTGCGGGCTGCGGCTCAAAGGGACCAACGCCGCCAAGGCCCGCGGACGCGCAACCGGTTTCGCGGTGCGATGCTAG